In a genomic window of Deinococcus metalli:
- a CDS encoding DUF4384 domain-containing protein, whose translation MRPVHTTAVIASALAVGLSACTVSVRPNLTLQASGGNLISGLKPDRGEGSSYAVGENVRINVGTRAAGYVTLVALQSNGYASVLARNVYVQPGTTSFPRAQDGVVYTIAPPRGIQRVRAIFTRVRPTTDLVISGYYDGDRWNTFTNAYVSPYPQADRDVQETFFYIR comes from the coding sequence ATGCGTCCAGTTCACACCACCGCCGTGATCGCGAGCGCCCTCGCCGTGGGGCTCAGCGCGTGCACAGTGTCCGTCCGCCCGAACCTGACCCTCCAGGCGAGCGGCGGGAACCTGATCAGCGGCCTGAAGCCGGACCGTGGCGAGGGCAGCAGCTACGCCGTGGGCGAGAACGTCCGTATCAACGTCGGCACCCGCGCCGCTGGCTACGTGACGCTGGTCGCGCTGCAGAGCAACGGCTACGCCAGTGTGCTCGCCCGCAACGTGTACGTGCAGCCCGGCACCACGTCCTTCCCGCGCGCCCAGGACGGGGTGGTGTACACCATCGCGCCGCCCCGCGGCATCCAGCGCGTCCGTGCGATCTTCACCCGCGTGCGTCCCACCACCGACCTCGTGATCAGTGGCTATTACGACGGCGACCGCTGGAACACCTTCACGAACGCCTACGTCAGCCCCTACCCGCAGGCCGACCGCGACGTGCAGGAGACCTTCTTCTACATCCGCTGA
- a CDS encoding nucleotide pyrophosphohydrolase produces the protein MALTFADASARVDAYISQFKEGYFPPLLMLARLTEETGEVARVLAHQNGKTPKPGEDPGDLELELADLLFVMVCLANERGLSLERGFERMMHKVETRDADRWTRKDASLSADPEQSGP, from the coding sequence ATGGCCCTGACCTTCGCTGACGCCAGCGCCCGCGTGGACGCCTACATCTCGCAGTTCAAGGAGGGCTACTTTCCGCCGCTGCTGATGCTGGCCCGCCTGACGGAGGAGACCGGCGAGGTCGCGCGCGTGCTGGCGCACCAGAACGGCAAGACGCCCAAACCCGGCGAGGACCCCGGCGACCTGGAACTGGAACTCGCGGACCTGCTGTTCGTGATGGTCTGCCTTGCCAACGAGCGCGGCCTGAGCCTCGAGCGCGGCTTTGAGCGCATGATGCACAAGGTCGAGACGCGCGACGCCGACCGCTGGACGAGAAAGGACGCTTCCCTGAGCGCAGATCCGGAACAGAGTGGCCCTTGA
- a CDS encoding YfiT family bacillithiol transferase, which produces MTDPRYPIGPMPIHLSLSPEEREAALGAIRALPVELRAAAHGLDDAQLDTPYREGGWSVRQVVHHVADSHMNAYVRVKLALTEDNPTVKPYEEQLWAELPDSALPPALSLELLDGLHTRLVTVLGGVTDFAREWTHPAQGRTYTLDTLLGMYAWHGRHHVAHITGLRERQGW; this is translated from the coding sequence ATGACCGACCCCCGCTATCCCATCGGCCCGATGCCCATTCACCTGAGTTTGAGCCCCGAGGAGCGCGAGGCAGCGCTGGGCGCCATCCGCGCGCTGCCGGTCGAGCTGCGCGCCGCCGCGCACGGCCTGGACGACGCTCAGCTGGACACGCCCTACCGCGAGGGCGGCTGGAGCGTGCGGCAGGTGGTGCACCACGTCGCGGACAGCCACATGAACGCCTACGTGCGCGTCAAACTCGCCCTGACCGAGGACAACCCGACCGTGAAGCCCTATGAGGAGCAGCTCTGGGCCGAGTTGCCGGACTCGGCGCTGCCACCAGCGCTCAGTCTGGAACTGCTGGATGGCCTGCACACGCGCCTGGTCACCGTGCTGGGCGGCGTGACCGACTTCGCCCGCGAGTGGACGCACCCCGCGCAGGGCCGCACGTATACCCTCGACACGCTGCTCGGTATGTACGCGTGGCACGGCCGGCACCACGTGGCGCACATCACGGGCCTGCGCGAGCGGCAGGGCTGGTAA